The Pseudomonadota bacterium genome contains the following window.
TGTTCGGCTGCCCACCCGGCGAAAGCTGCGACGCGCGCACGGGCGCGTGCGTGCCCGACCCTTGCGCGGGGGTGCCCTGCCCGGCCGAACAGGTCTGCCAGCGGGGCCGATGCAGGCCCAGCTGCGCCCGTGTGATGTGCCCGCCCGGACAATCCTGCGCGGATGGCGTGTGCATGGCGGACCCGTGCGCCGGCATCCGCTGCGAAGCCAGCCAAGTCTGCAATCCGCTGGACGGGTCCTGCGTGCCTAACCTGTGCAACATGGCCTGCGGTTCAGGTTTCGTGTGCGACCCGTTTACAGGAGAATGCAGGCCCGACCCCTGCCTGCAGGTGCACTGCCCCGATGGCGAAGAATGCAAGGACGGCCGCTGCATCGTTCCGCCGGTCGCGGGCCCGGGCGGGGGCAGGGTGGGTTCCGGCGGTAGCGATCGGGTCGTTGCCACCGGCGGCGGCGGCTGTACCTGTGCTGTTGCGCTCGGCAAGAGCTCGGACAGCGGACCGTGGACCTGGCTCCTCGGCCTGGGGGGGTTGGGCTGGGCTGTCATGCGCCGGCGCAGGGGAGCTCGTTATCGCGCCGGCTCGGCGTTGGTGCTGCTTGCCGGCGCCGTGACCGCCGCCGGGACCAGCGGCTGCAAGGTGGACACGTTCTGTCTCGACTGCGGAGATCCCGGCGATGCCGGGCTGCACGACGCCGGCTTCGACGCCAGCTTCGACGCCAGCTTCGACGCAGGGCCCAAGCTCGACGCCGACGCCGCACCGCCGCCCTTGCCGCCCGAATGCCTGCGCAAGGAGGTCTGCAACGGCCTCGACGAGGACTGCGACGGCAAGATCGACGAAGGCTTCGATCTGTTGCGGGATCCAGCCAACTGCGGCGTGTGCGGCAACGTCTGTGCACCCGATCACGCGTTTGGCGAATGCATGGCGGGCGCATGCACCATCGGCACCTGCGACATCGGGTTCGTCAACCTCGACATGGACCCGAACAACGGCTGCGAGTACCGCTGCGACCTGCGCACGCCGCCGGAAGAGGTGTGCAACGGCCTCGACGACGATTGCGACGGCAAGATCGATGAGGGTGCCGAGCTGACCGACCCCCAGGTGGGGCAGATGTGCGGCATCACCCAAGGTGCCTGCGTAGCCGGCGTCATGCAGTGCCTGGATGGGTTTGTCACATGTATTGGCCGGATCGATCCCATCGTCGAGATCTGCGACGGCATCGACAACGACTGCGATGGCGTCGTCGATAACGGTTTTTTTCTGCAGGTCGATCTCAGAAACTGCGGCAGCTGCAACAGCGTCTGCGCCTTTGCCAATGCTCACGCAGTGTGCGACCTGGGCCAATGCAAGTTCATCGCGTGCAAGAGCGGTTTCACGGACGCCAACTCGAATCCGGCTGACGGCTGCGAGCTGCAATGCTCGATCACCGGACCCGAGCGCTGCGACGGGGTCGACAACGACTGCGACGCCCGCATCGACGAGCAGTTCCTGGTGCCGCCCGGCTTCTGCAACAACCTCGGCGTGTGCGCGAGCGGCGCGCCCGCATGCACGGCCGGTCAACTCCAGTGTGCGGGATTGACGCCCGGTCTCGTCTACCAGCCCATGGGCGAAAGCCTGTGCGATGGGCAGGACAACGACTGCGACGGCAACACCGACGAGGGCTACCCTGTCGGACAGCCTTGTGCCAATGGCATCGGTGCCTGCGAGCGCACGGGCCACTACGTCTGCGCTGCCGGCGGCAACAGCGTGCTGTGCGACGCTGCAGCAGCCGGCAACCCCGTGCCGGAGCTGTGCAACGGCCAAGACGACGACTGCGATGGGCGCAGCGACGAGCTGGACAATCCTGCCACGCCCCAGGACGAGGGCATCGGCGTGGACGACATCGATGCGGTCCTGCTTGGCAACGGTGTCTTGATCATGCGCCACGAGGGCTCCAGGCCGGATGCGACGGCCACGTTCTCCGGCAGCTCGACCGACCTCGCGTGCTCGCAACCCGCGGTCGTTCCCTGGACCAACGTCAACTGGGATCAGGCCAGCGCGGCCTGCTGCGCGCTCAACTTCGGCGGCCAGTGTGCTGCGGCTGGCTGGCGCTTGTGCGACGCGGCGGACTGGGTGCGCGCGTGCACGGGTCAGGCTGGAACCTGCCGCTGGGCCTACGGTACCAACTGCAACCTCCCCCTAGGAGCCGGAGTGCCCCAAGCGTGCAATGGCTTGGAGCACGATTGCAACGCGGCAACGCCGGCAAACGAGAATTGCGTGGCCGCGACAGGCTCCTTCCCCGACTGCCGCAGCGACTGGGGCGCCCTCGGGAGCGTCTTCGATCTATCGGGCAACGTGAAGGAGTGGACGCAGACCGAAGCTGCGCCGAGCGCGCACGAGATTCGCGGTGGCAGCTACAACAACCCCGAGCCCGGCAGGCGCTGCGACTTCGATTTCACCGTGGCCGACCGCAGTTTCCGTTTCCCCAACACGGGCTTTCGCTGCTGCTACTATCCGTAGCGGGCCGCCGCCGCCGAGCGCCTGAAACCCCGACTTCCAGGGGCCTGAACGGTCACGCTACCAGGACTCCTGGGAGGGTCGCACGTCCAGCTCGAACGACCAGGCTGATCGTGGTTGCCTGGACAGGAAAAACGCCGTTTCGGCGATGTCGTCGGGATGCAGCGATTCGGGTGCCTCCGGCGACACCGGAGGTTTGATGCCGCCGTCGACGATGATCAGCGACACGTGGATGCCGCTCGGCCACAGGTGGCGCGCCATTGCCTGCGCCAGGCTGCGTTGGGATGCCTTGGCGGGCGCGAACGCTGTCGTGAAGGGCTTGCCGCGAAGCGACGCCGTCGCGCCCACCAAGATGATCGATCCGGCGCCCTTGTCCTTCATGGCCGGGATGACCTGCCTGGCCGCCAGAAAAGCGCCCATCGTGTTGATGCGCCAGGATCGCTCGAAATCGCCGGCGTTGAGTTCTTCGATGTTTCCCCAGACTCCGGAGCCGGCGTTGTAGATGAGCACGTCGACGGGACCGAGGTCCTTTTGTACCTGCGCGAACGCGCTCCCGACGGCCGAGGCGTTGCTGACATCGCAAGCATAGGCCCTGGCGTTTCCGATCTCGGTGGCCAAACCAGCGGCGTATTCGGTCTTCCGAGACAGGAGCGCGACAGCGTAGCCCTCCTTGGCGAAGCGGCGGGCGAACGAAGCCCCGTTTCCAGGTCCGATTCCGACAACGGCACAGACCGGCTGACTCATGGGTTGTCTCCTTGGCCTTCTAACGTGGTTTCGAGATTTTCCATGTTTCGCTCCGTTTTATCCTCGCCCTCTTCGATGCCGACCGTCGGAAGATCGAATGCCTTGGTCGTGCCGCAGCATCGACGTTCCGTGCCCACGAGTACCTTCAAGAAAAACCGATCACCGGGATCCGCGAGATGCAGAAGGAGGCCACGCTCCGGTAGCGGAACCTCGTAGGACTGAGTTGCTCCCTGGTGCATGCCCACCGGGGATATCGAGCGCTTACTGGCGGGGCGGACGGGACTCGAACCCGCGGCCTCCGGCGTGACAGGCCGGCGTTATAACCAACTTAACTACCGCCCCAAAAGCGGTTGGAGCCGAGCTTGTAGCCCGGCGCCTGTGCGGTGTCAAAGCAACGGTAGGCGTGCCCTCCGGCGACTGGAAGGGCGAAGCGGCCCGAGCGATGTAGGGCGCCGTATGGGGTGCCCGGACATCGTGCTCATATGTCCCCCCATCTTCTTGGCTACAGCATGCACGGTATCATGTCCGCTTATATAATTGTACGTGGTTCGAAGAGGGTCGACCGCGAGCGGCAGCAAGCCGCCCTGGCTCGATCTGCGCTCCGCGCGCAGCCGGGCAGCGCGGACACTAGCCCGCATCGGTCACCAGCCTCCGGCCGCTGTATCGATTCGGAACCTCGTGCCCGATCCGCCCGCGCAAGCGGCCGCGTCGTCGTCTCCCGAGCATCCTCCGGGATCGCAGGAGCGCAGCGACGAGAACTCCGATAGTGTTGACTATGCCTCCGGTGCTTCGACTGCGGATCGGCCGCTATCGCAGGCGCCTCGACCGGGTGACCTCGGAGTTGGCGACCAATGCGGTCTGGAGCGTCCGCTCGAACGGGCCTGTTCCGGTCGCTGGCCAGTACAAGGTCGCAGGCTGCGGCTGCGGTGGATGGCCTGGCTCGCAGGGGTCGGGATGGCCGCCTGCACCCCGGGGCTCACGACTATGATGCCCGCAAGGCTGGTGCCCGAGGGACACGTGCAGGTCAGCACCTCGACCGACCTCACGCTGCCAAGCGGCCGGCTCTTCAACATGGCCAAGTCGCTGCGCCAGCTGCCCGCCGAAACCTACGAGCTCACGCTCGACGAGGCTGCTTCGTTGGCCCAGGGAGTCGCCGCGCTCCTCGTGCAGCCGCCCGGACTGGGTGGACAGGTTTCCGTCGCCTATGGTGTGGACCGAAACGTGGAAGTGGGCGCGGGCACTACGATCAACTCGGTACGCGGCTGGGGCCGCTGGCAGTTTCTTCGCGTGAGGCCGGGGTTCTATGGAGCCTTCGGGCTCGGGCTTTCCTCGTACTTCTTCGGCTTCCCGCTGGGGCGCGTCACGGACATCGCAAGCGTGCGTGGTCACTTCCGGCGCCAGGTGGAGGTACCGCTGCAGTTTGGTCTTAGCGGCCGCAGTGGTCATCTGTGGTTCGGGCCGAAGTGGGTCCACGCGGACTACGGTATCCACGTGGCAGCATGCCTGAACCAGGTCAACACCGGCTGCAAACGCCGGGGAGCGATGAAAATGCGCGGCACGACGAGCTACCTCGGGGGTCAGTTGGGGGCGGCCCTGGGCTACCGGCGCTGGTGGATCATGGCGGAGCTGACGGTGGCGCGCCTGTACGCGCGTGCCGAGCTCGATGTCGAGGTCGACGAAGTACGCAAGGTGGCGCGCTTCCAAGAGAACGGCGTCAACGTCGTCCCAGCCCTCGGCTTGCTGCTTTGGTTTTAGCGGCCCAGCTGTGATAAGGCTCTGCCACAGAATAACCTGCCCACTTCGCGGGTCCCAAACGTCGCTGGCTGTGTTGCTCCTCCTCGAAATATCCCCAATATTCCTCGTCGTCGCGCCTTGCCAGCGACGCCCGGTCCTCTGCGATCTGTACAGGTTATTCTGTTGCGGAGCCTAAGGCGTCGAGTAGAGCACCGCATGCCACAACCCACGCTATCGGAGGTCGACCCCGAGATTGCCTCGCTGATAAGGCAGGAAGAACGGCGCCAGCACGAAAAGGCCCGCCTGATTCCGAGCGAGAACTACGCCTCGCGAGCCGTGCTCGAAGCGAGCGGGAGCGTGCTCACAAACAAGTACAGCGAGGGCTACCCGGGCCGTCGCTACTACGAGGGGCAGGACAACATCGATCCCGTGGAGCGGCTTGCCATCGAACGCCTCAAGGCCCTGTTCGGCGCCGAGCACGCCAATGTGCAGCCGTACTCCGGCTCGCCCGCCAACCTGGCAGTCTACTTTGCGTTTTGCGAGCCGGGCGACGTGGTGATGGGCATGGGACTGCCGAGCGGCGGACATCTCACCCACGGCTGGGGAGTCTCGATCACGGGCAGCTACTACCAGTCCGTGCAATACGGTGTGCGCGAAGACGACCAGCGCATCGACTTCGACCGTGTGGCAAGCCTGGCGCGAGAGCACCGTCCCAAGTTGATTTGGTGCGGCGCCACCGCCTACCCCAGGATCATCGACTATGCGCAATTCGCCGCTATCGCAAGCGAAGTGGGCGCGGTCCTGGTCGCCGACATTGCCCACATCTCGGGCTTGATCGCAGCCGGTGTCCACCCTTCCCCCGTAGGCAAGGCCGAGGTGATCACGAGCACGACACACAAGACCCTGCGAGGCCCACGCGGCGGCATGATCCTGTGCGACGCAGCGCACGCGAAGCGGATCAACAAGGCCGTGTTCCCGGGATTGCAGGGCGGTCCTCACGACCACACCACGGCGGGGATTGCCGTGGCAGCCCATGAAGCGCAGTCCGGCCGCTTCAAGCGCTACGCCGCGGCTGTGGTCGACAACTGCAGGGCGCTGGCGGAGGGATTGCAGCGGCGTGGTTTCACGCTGGTCACCGGCGGCACGGACAACCACCTCATCCTCGCGGACCTGAGCCCCCAGGGGGTACCCGGCAAAGTGGCCGCCAAGGCGCTCGACAAAGCGGGCATCGTCTGCAACTCGAACTCCGTGCCCTTCGACAGGCGCAAGCCCTTCGATCCCAGTGGGTTGCGGCTCGGAACGCCTGCCATCACGAGCCGGGGCATGGGAAGCGACGAAGCACGACGACTCGCAGACTGGATCGCCGATGTCGTGCAAGCGCCCGGCGACCTGAGCCTGCAGGAGCGAATCCGCGGGCAGGTCAAGGATCTGTGCGCTTCTTTTCCCGCGCCGGGTATCGTGCTGGGTTGAGCGTTTTGCAGGTGCCACTGTCCGGCAAGCGCGTCGTGGTCGGGGTGGGGGGCGGCATCGCCGCCTTCAAAGCCGTCGCGCTAACCCGCGAGCTCGGCAGCAGAGGCGCGCAGGTACAGGTTGTGCTGACGCCCAACGCCGCGCGCTTCGTCGGGCCGATCACGTTCTCCGGGCTTAGCTCCCGCCCGGTGGTTTCGAACCTGTGGGATCCCGAGTACCGAGGCGAAGTCCACGTGGAGCTGGCCGACTGGGCCCAGGCCATGGTGGTCGCTCCGGCGACGGCGAACGTGCTGGCGCGCGCAGCTCACGGCATGGCCGACGACGTGCTGCTGGCCACGTTGTGCTGCGCGGACCGCGAACGCTGCCCGGTGTTGTACGCGCCGGCGATGCACGAAAGGATGTGGCTCGCACCCAGCACCCGAGCCAACGTGAAGCGACTGGAACAGGACGGAGCCTTGTTCGTGGGCCCGACTCGGGGACAGCTGGCGAGCGGTTCCGAGGGCTTGGGCAGGATGGCCGAACCGGAGGTCATCGCAGATCATCTCGCTTTCGCGCTGACCGCTTCCGATCTCGCGGGACGCAGGTTCCTGGTGACGGCCGGCCCGACGATCGAGGACCTGGATCCCGTGCGTTTCTTGAGCAACCGCTCGAGCGGCCGCATGGGCTACACGCTGGCTGCGCGTGCTGCGGCGCGCGGCGCCGAGGTTGTCTTGGTGAGCGGCCCCACGGCGCTGGCGCCACCGTTGAACGTGCAGCGGGTCGAGGTGCGTTCCGCTCTGGAAATGCACCAGGCTGTGCTCGAACGCGCCGCCGGTGCCGACGCCGTGATCATGGCCGCCGCAGTCGCGGATTTCCGGCCCGAACAACGCTCGCACCACAAGTTGAAGAAGGCCGACTCAGGGCTTGCACTCAAACTGGTCCGCAACCCCGACATCCTCGCAGAGCTCGGCCATCGCAGGCAGGGTTGTCGGCCGCTGCTCGTGGGTTTCGCCATGGAGACCGCGGACATGCTGGCCGAAGCGCGACGCAAGCTGCGCGACAAGAGAGCGGACCTCATCGTGGCCAACCTAGCCAACGTCGCGTTTGGCAACGATGCGACCCAAGCCGCGATCTTGGATCACGAAAAGGAGACCGAAACCACAAGACTCAGCAAAGCCGAGCTTTCCGAGCAGATCCTCGATCGGCTGCGGACGCTGTTGGAAGACGACCCTGCGCGCTCGCGGTCTTCGAAAGACCGGAGTTGCCGCACACAAGCTATCCGAAAGCCTGCGCTCCCGGCCGGGCGGAATGGGGAATAGCGGGCTACGGGGAAGACACCGGAGCGGCTTCCGGCTCGCTCATGCCAGGCTCGCAGGCGCTGGCGCCGGCATCGAACGCAAGCCGATCCGCCGGACCCGCGCCTTGGCGCAGCACGACTGGATCGTCGCCGCAAAGGTCGACGATGGTGGAGGGCGTGCCGCCGCCCAGGTCCGCATCCAGCACCAAGTCGAGGCCTGAAAAACGGGCGGCAATCTCGCTGGGATCGGTCAGCACGTCGCCACCGTAGGTGGCGCTCGTCGAAATGATGGGACCGCCCAGCGCAGCTACCAGCCCAGCCACGACAGGCGAGTCCGGTACACGGATTCCCACGGTACGGCGCCTCATCATCAGGGTCCGAGGCACGTCGCGGGTCGCATTCAGGATAAGCGTGTAGGGTCCCGGCAGCAGCTGCTTCATGAGTCGGTAGGCTCGATTGTCGATCTGGACATAGCGAGCGGCCACGCTCAGGTCGGCACACACGAGCGACAGTGCCTTGTCGCGGGGCAGAGCCTTGAGCCGATACACCTTGTCGAGCGCCCTCTTGTGTCCGATGGCGCAACCCAAACCGTAGACCGTGTCGGTGGGGTAGGCGATGACACTCCCGGCGCACAGTTTCTCGGCTGCGAAGCGAAGCTTGCGCGGTTCCGGATGGCTGGGGTTGATTACGACGCGCATGGTTGGTGTTCTGCCTTTAGCCGTCCGCGCCAGAACGAGGCGGCGCGAGACCTAGCGGGTGAGGCCGGGGGCGTCAAGGCGGAACGCCAGGCAGAATGTCCGCAATGGAGCCGAGCCAGCCGACCGATCGGGCCGAAACCGGTACAGCTGCGAGGGCTGCGTGTTGCCCGGCGCGTTTGCGGGACGAAGGACATGCAGAGCATATTCGAGGAGTGTGGACGGCGACGTGCGGCGTTCAGAACGGGCAAAATGGCTTACTGACTCCCGCCGAGGGCATCTAGTCGCCTGGCAGCGCTGGCTGTAGTATCGGCGACCTTGGATTGCGGTAGGCTTGCACGGAGCCCACGCGCAAGCTTGGGGCACGCGGAAGAACAACTCATCCACTTTGCCGCTTCTGACCACCGCTGGCTATGTTGCTCCTGCTCGAAGTATCCCCAATACTCCTCGTCGTCGCGCCTCGCCAGCGGCGCCCAGTCCTCACCTAAACACACGAGTGATTCTCCCGCGGGCCAGTACAGGATACGCTGCAATGTCCAACGACGGTGCCCTCCCCTTTCTTGTACTGACCGCCATCTGCGACGCGTCCGCGAGACCGGCAGCGATCACCCGCAGCCACGGGGATGCCCTGGGACGCGCCGTGCGAGCCATCGGCTCCCGGCCTACGCAAGGCGTCGACATCGTGGAGCTGCCCCTGGCACCGCAAGCGTTCGCGGCGCTGCGCAAACACCTCAACGTGCCCGACGACACCGTGACGGTTTACGATCTTTTTCCGGTTTCGAGTCGCCTGGACACCCTCGTGCGCAAGGTGGCAGGCCAATTCCTGGCGGCCGAAGTGCTGTGGACACTGGCCGAGCAAGGTCTGCTTCAAGGCGTTCCATTCTCGCTGAAGCTCGACCTACCCCAAGGCTGGGACAGGGATCCCAAGCGAGTGCGCTCAAGGCTGGTCGAAGCCGGGGCACTCGACCTGAGCAACCAGGCGATCGAGACCTTCAAGGCTGTCAAGTCCGAGTGGGAGCGACTGGGGGCGAGCCAGGGTCAGCAGCAGGGCGGAGCCCAGGGCCAGCAGGGCGGAGCCCAGGGCCAGCCGTTTTGACCCGACGCTTTGCGTATGACATACGAACACGGCGCTTCGCCCGAGGAAAGACGCGGACATGCCGCATGGACTCACCTCAAGGTTGATCTGGCTGGGCGGGCTCGGTGGCGCTTTGTGCCTCGCCGGCTGCCTGGGGACGACCTTTCGAATCAAGCACGACGAGCTGCATCGGCTTGCAAGCGCGCTGCCTCAACAGCGCGGCCAGCGCGTGCGGGTCTTGCAGCGCTTCGGCGTCGAGGGCCGCCCTCGACCGGCCCCCGCCGTGGGTGTCTACCCTTCCACGGTTGTCGTGGTCGACGCGGGTTCACCCCCGGCCCGCGGCGCCGGCGCAGCAGTGCAGAGCGTGGCCTCCAAGGCCGAGGCCGCCGAGGAATCGGCCAAGGCACTGACGGTGCTCGCAGTCCTGGGTGCGGTGGGACTCGCCGCGGCGGAGGGACCGCGTTACGACGGCTGGGTCGAGCTGCACCAAGACCATCCCGTGCACTTGCTGCAGCGCAACGGCGCGTGGTTCTGGGTTCCGCTGTCCAAGCTGGACCCAGCAACCATCGCGAACGTACAGGAGGCCGTGGTCGTGCAGGGGGAGGGGCCGTGGAGGCCTCTCGGGCGCGCTCCGTTGGACCGGAAGGGGTTCACGTATGGCGTGGAGCTGGGCGGGGCCGGCCTCGCCAGCATGGACGGCAAGGCCTACCCAGGCTTCTCGACCCGAATCCAGTTCGGTGGCTTCCCGAGCCAACACATAGGCCTGATCGTCAATCTGGGCTACGGCTGGGGCGACAACGGCCAACGGCAAACATTGGTCAACCAGCGGGTGAACTTGGAGCTGCATGGCTACGCGCCTGCGTTGGGGCGAGCGCACCTGGGTGGCTACCTACAAGCGGGCCTGTTGCGGCGCGTAGAGGACCAGGCACTCGGCCGCTCGCGTTCTGGTCAGGACCCGATCTTCGGCGGCGGAGTCCTGGCCCAGCTCGAGCTGACGACGCGCTTGGCGCTCACGGGACGGGTCGGCTTGGCCAGCATATCCGGCACGCGAGGCCAGACGCGGGCGAGCGAATACTCGCTGGGGGTATCGATCTACTGAGCCGGGCAGGCGGTTGGTGGACGCACCGCCCAGACTAGCCCGATGTCATAGCGGATCGGAGCGAACGATGATCATGCCCACGTCCGGGCCCAGCACGCGCAGCGGGCTCACGCCCCATCCGTACCAGCGGCCAAACTGCTGCAGCTCCCCGGTGAATCCACCATGGCTGCGCTTGTAGCCGGCTTCGCGCGTCTGCGCATCAGGAACCACCGTATCGAGGTTGGGGGGCGTCCCATGGTGAAACAGCTCAGGACCCTTGTAGACGTAGACCCACAAGATGAGCCCGTCCACGCTGGCATGATCCAGCTGCAGCTGCCTGCTGAGCCTCTGTTGGAGGCGCCACAGGGGTATGCCCAGCACCAATGCGCCCACCACGCGGCCCTCGTAGCGGCAGGGAGCCGCCATGACGATACTCACCGAAGGCTTGCCGCCCTTGAATAGGCTCTCGAAGCTACCCACCTCGTAGCCGGCTTCGCCCTCGAGCGCCCGGCGTACGCTGGGGAAACGATCGGCCAGCTTCATGCCCATCATGTGGTCGTCCTCGGCGCGCTTGGTATCGCGCGCCACCACGACACCGTCGCCGTTCACAGCGGCCATGAAGCTCATGGGAGACACGACCAGCTCGGGAATGCCCTTGGGGGGCTCGTGGATCTTGCGCACCGCCCAGCGCATGTCCTTTTCTTGTTGGGCGCCCGAGACCTTGACGAAACCAGGGGCAAGGCGGCCGGCTGCCTTGCGCAATCCCTTGCGATGTCGAGCCAAGTCCTCGAGCACCGTCTTCACCAGCGCCGGCCCGTGCTCTTCGCGGATCTTGCGCTGAGCGTTTGCCGTGCGGCTGTCCCCGCAGGCCCCCGCAAGCAGCGCGACCCCGGCCAGGAGCGCCATCGCCAGGCACCGCCCGGCGCCGCCGATGGTGTCGTATTGGACGATCCGGGGTTCTGAAAACACGATCCGCACCTACAAGCGCGGCAGCTTGACCGCCGGGAGACCCGAACCTAAGTAGGCTCGTGAAGGATTGGAGTCCAGCAACCGCCTGAGCGCTCTTGGGGCGGCGCGGGACACCTCACGGACCGGGTGACACATGACATTGCCGGAGCTTAGCAAGGAGGAAATCGCTCGTTACTCGCGGCACCTTATCCTAGAGGACGTAGGTTTGGGGGGCCAGCGCAAGCTGAAGGCAGCGCGTGTTCTTTGCGTCGGCACGGGCGGGCTTGGTTCACCGCTGCTTCTGTACCTGGCCGCAGCCGGGATAGGTCGCATCGGAATCGTGGACTTCGATGTGGTCGACGCCTCCAACTTGCAGCGGCAGATCATCCACGCAACGTCGAGGGTGGGGCAACGCAAGGTCGACTCTGCCAAGACCACTATCAACGATGTCAATCCACACGTGCAGGTGGATCTCTACGAGGAGATGCTGAGCAGCGACAACGCCCTGCGCATCCTCGAGCCGTACGACGTGGTCGTGGATGGCACCGACAACTTCGCCACACGCTACCTGGTCAACGACGCGTGCGTGCTTCTGGGCAAGCCGAACGTATACGGGTCGATCTTCAAGTTCGAGGGTCAAGCCTCGGTGTTCAACTACCGGGGTGGGCCGCAATACCGCGACCTGTACCCCGAACCCCCCCCTCCGGGTATGGTCCCCTCGTGCGCCGAAGGTGGCGTCTTGGGCATTCTTCCTGGTGTAATCGGCTGCATTCAGGCGACCGAAACCATCAAGATCTTGCTCGACAAGGGGACCTCGCTAGCAGGCCGCTTGCTTATCTACGACGCGCTCAACATGCGCTTCCGCGAGCTGAGACTGCGCAAGGATCCTGCGGCGAAGCCGATCACCGAGTTGATCGACTACGAGCAGTTCTGCGGCTCGCCGTTGGGCGAGGAAAACGCACCCCAGAAGCGTGCCGCCTTCCAGAGCATCAGCGCAGCCGCAGCCAAGCAAAAGCTTGACGCAGGGTGGAAGCCGTTCGTCTTGGACGTGCGCAAACCGCACGAAGCCCAAATCTCCAGCCTGGATTTCGTCGATCGGCTGCATCAGCACGAAACAGTCGGCGATATCGTCGATGAGCTGCCTGTTGACCGCGACATACTGGTCCACTGCAAGCTCGGTGGCCGATCCGCATCGGCTTGCGAAGTGCTGTTTGGCGCCGGCTTGACCCGAGTCTACAACCTGGAGGGTGGAATAGTCGCGTGGGCAAAGGAGATCGACCCGTCCTTGCCTGTGTACTAGCTAAGTTGGTCCATGCGGGGACACGCTTGGACAATTGGGGGCTTCGTACGTGACCGGATACGGCCTCCGTTCGCATCATCCGGTAGCCGGCCGTGGACTCTAACCCTAGCCGACGAGCGCTTCGGAAGCGTTCGCCTCAGCGGCTGGTTGCAGCGCGTTCCGGCGAGCACCTCGCTGGTCGTCATTGTACATGGCCTTGCGGGCAGCGCCCAAAGCCCCTACTGCTTGCGGGCGGCCCAGGCCGCCACGGCCGCCGGCATGTCTTCGCTGCGACTCAATCTGCGTGGCGCGGATGGCTTGGGGCAGGACTTCTACCACGCGGGACTCAGCTCGGACCTCGCCGCGACCTTGCGCAGCCCCGAGCTCGCCGAGTTCTCGGAGCTGTTCGTGCTTGGCTTTTCC
Protein-coding sequences here:
- a CDS encoding SUMF1/EgtB/PvdO family nonheme iron enzyme encodes the protein MRGGSKRASLALCALTGLPVLSRALIGASLWALAASAAHAQVKPRFFIAFDTSGSMAWALDGSNTSGDGVGRPDGMGGVLYFDCATTTAGRDLNCDGLPNDSRIWIAKEAIRSAILAYGDVEWALGRFHQNQGPGINGVDVNGIESCPQGNIGCPSTSRNTNYNGDCSGGDILVGFPAIAPFLGLDNTYSLLKWMDNVETNFVNDTTAAHYCNHLGAGDCELRPDGPTPLEGILASSRNYLLPIRMSDPVASCRGYNVILLTDGEETCSGSPATEAAALLGAGIKTYVVGLAIASSNLNQIAASGGTGTAYFAGDQAQLSAALAQIVADSLLTEVCNGMDDDCDAKIDEGFTLYCNRPAGMPAPTLCTEPSETLCDGMDDDCDGKIDEGLLNACGRCPGGVEVCDGLDNDCDMKIDEGVCSCFPEVCNGKDDDCDMKIDEGLMRDCGFNLGYCTAGIEVCAAGVWGPCSGRTPTIELCDGVDNNCDGVPDDMTRPCGIDVGQCKPGTERCLNGVWGDCVGQIGPMPEVCNGKDDDCDTRIDEGLGVGEACPDPSVMVCRRGVKHCVGGQITCMGVVPAMPEICDCRDNDCDGKIDENVMGALCPGDSSCFMCQCALPCRPSEFGFTCPTGKAPIEDMNLCFCVGEVCKPDECRLETVQVGPEIKCAPAGDQGTCVCKNNMCTHNCDGVRCPPGELCDPTAGSCTLPTCNVFGCPPGESCDARTGACVPDPCAGVPCPAEQVCQRGRCRPSCARVMCPPGQSCADGVCMADPCAGIRCEASQVCNPLDGSCVPNLCNMACGSGFVCDPFTGECRPDPCLQVHCPDGEECKDGRCIVPPVAGPGGGRVGSGGSDRVVATGGGGCTCAVALGKSSDSGPWTWLLGLGGLGWAVMRRRRGARYRAGSALVLLAGAVTAAGTSGCKVDTFCLDCGDPGDAGLHDAGFDASFDASFDAGPKLDADAAPPPLPPECLRKEVCNGLDEDCDGKIDEGFDLLRDPANCGVCGNVCAPDHAFGECMAGACTIGTCDIGFVNLDMDPNNGCEYRCDLRTPPEEVCNGLDDDCDGKIDEGAELTDPQVGQMCGITQGACVAGVMQCLDGFVTCIGRIDPIVEICDGIDNDCDGVVDNGFFLQVDLRNCGSCNSVCAFANAHAVCDLGQCKFIACKSGFTDANSNPADGCELQCSITGPERCDGVDNDCDARIDEQFLVPPGFCNNLGVCASGAPACTAGQLQCAGLTPGLVYQPMGESLCDGQDNDCDGNTDEGYPVGQPCANGIGACERTGHYVCAAGGNSVLCDAAAAGNPVPELCNGQDDDCDGRSDELDNPATPQDEGIGVDDIDAVLLGNGVLIMRHEGSRPDATATFSGSSTDLACSQPAVVPWTNVNWDQASAACCALNFGGQCAAAGWRLCDAADWVRACTGQAGTCRWAYGTNCNLPLGAGVPQACNGLEHDCNAATPANENCVAATGSFPDCRSDWGALGSVFDLSGNVKEWTQTEAAPSAHEIRGGSYNNPEPGRRCDFDFTVADRSFRFPNTGFRCCYYP
- a CDS encoding SDR family NAD(P)-dependent oxidoreductase, with translation MSQPVCAVVGIGPGNGASFARRFAKEGYAVALLSRKTEYAAGLATEIGNARAYACDVSNASAVGSAFAQVQKDLGPVDVLIYNAGSGVWGNIEELNAGDFERSWRINTMGAFLAARQVIPAMKDKGAGSIILVGATASLRGKPFTTAFAPAKASQRSLAQAMARHLWPSGIHVSLIIVDGGIKPPVSPEAPESLHPDDIAETAFFLSRQPRSAWSFELDVRPSQESW
- a CDS encoding serine hydroxymethyltransferase; translation: MPQPTLSEVDPEIASLIRQEERRQHEKARLIPSENYASRAVLEASGSVLTNKYSEGYPGRRYYEGQDNIDPVERLAIERLKALFGAEHANVQPYSGSPANLAVYFAFCEPGDVVMGMGLPSGGHLTHGWGVSITGSYYQSVQYGVREDDQRIDFDRVASLAREHRPKLIWCGATAYPRIIDYAQFAAIASEVGAVLVADIAHISGLIAAGVHPSPVGKAEVITSTTHKTLRGPRGGMILCDAAHAKRINKAVFPGLQGGPHDHTTAGIAVAAHEAQSGRFKRYAAAVVDNCRALAEGLQRRGFTLVTGGTDNHLILADLSPQGVPGKVAAKALDKAGIVCNSNSVPFDRRKPFDPSGLRLGTPAITSRGMGSDEARRLADWIADVVQAPGDLSLQERIRGQVKDLCASFPAPGIVLG
- the coaBC gene encoding bifunctional phosphopantothenoylcysteine decarboxylase/phosphopantothenate--cysteine ligase CoaBC; translation: MSVLQVPLSGKRVVVGVGGGIAAFKAVALTRELGSRGAQVQVVLTPNAARFVGPITFSGLSSRPVVSNLWDPEYRGEVHVELADWAQAMVVAPATANVLARAAHGMADDVLLATLCCADRERCPVLYAPAMHERMWLAPSTRANVKRLEQDGALFVGPTRGQLASGSEGLGRMAEPEVIADHLAFALTASDLAGRRFLVTAGPTIEDLDPVRFLSNRSSGRMGYTLAARAAARGAEVVLVSGPTALAPPLNVQRVEVRSALEMHQAVLERAAGADAVIMAAAVADFRPEQRSHHKLKKADSGLALKLVRNPDILAELGHRRQGCRPLLVGFAMETADMLAEARRKLRDKRADLIVANLANVAFGNDATQAAILDHEKETETTRLSKAELSEQILDRLRTLLEDDPARSRSSKDRSCRTQAIRKPALPAGRNGE